The following proteins are co-located in the Imtechella halotolerans genome:
- a CDS encoding zinc ribbon domain-containing protein, which translates to MTKKAEITVEEKLRALYDLQLIDSRVDEIRNVRGELPLEVEDLEDEVEGLKTRLEKLTSELEIINNEISNKKNLIEEAKGLIKKYGEQQKNVRNNREYNSITKEIEFQELEIQLAEKHIKEHKAQIEQKKDVIAQTKERVGERETHLKHKKDELNGILAETEKEEQMLLEKLVEFQNQIDDRLVNAYKRIRNNVNNGLAVVPIERGASGGSFFTIPPQVQMEIAARKKIITDEHSGRILVDPILAEEEREKMQAIFSSI; encoded by the coding sequence ATGACAAAAAAGGCTGAAATTACCGTTGAAGAGAAATTAAGAGCATTGTACGATTTGCAATTAATTGACTCTCGCGTTGATGAAATCAGAAATGTAAGAGGAGAGCTTCCTCTAGAAGTTGAAGACTTGGAAGACGAAGTTGAGGGACTTAAAACACGTTTAGAGAAACTTACTTCAGAATTGGAGATTATCAACAACGAAATCAGCAATAAGAAGAATCTTATTGAAGAAGCCAAAGGCTTGATTAAAAAATACGGTGAACAACAAAAAAATGTTCGCAATAACCGAGAGTATAACTCTATCACCAAGGAGATTGAATTTCAAGAATTAGAAATTCAGTTAGCTGAAAAACACATCAAAGAACACAAAGCTCAAATCGAGCAGAAAAAAGATGTGATAGCTCAAACTAAGGAGCGTGTAGGTGAGCGTGAAACTCACTTAAAACACAAAAAAGATGAACTTAACGGCATCTTGGCGGAAACTGAGAAAGAAGAGCAAATGCTCTTAGAAAAACTTGTTGAGTTCCAAAACCAAATTGACGATCGCTTAGTGAATGCATACAAGCGCATCAGAAACAATGTAAACAATGGTTTAGCAGTTGTTCCTATTGAAAGAGGAGCTTCTGGAGGTTCATTCTTTACCATTCCTCCGCAAGTACAAATGGAGATTGCAGCCCGTAAAAAAATCATTACCGATGAACACAGTGGACGCATCCTTGTAGATCCAATTCTTGCCGAAGAAGAGAGAGAAAAAATGCAAGCTATTTTTAGCTCGATATAA
- a CDS encoding Nif3-like dinuclear metal center hexameric protein, producing the protein MTIQEVIHHIESLSPIAYAEDFDNVGLLVGNRNNAVTGILVTLDTLENVVDEAIEKKCNLIVSFHPIIFSGIKKFTGSTYVERVVMKAIAHNIAIYSMHTALDNAFQGVNGRICDELGLINRKILIPQKNTIKKLITFVPIESAATVRQALFNAGAGTIGNYNECSFSIEGIGTFNGGEHANPTIGRKGELHSEAEIQIGVIFPKHVQSQLLKALFNAHPYEEVAYEITTLENQNQHIGLGMIGELSEPMQEIDFLHMLKNKMQTPCIRHSAFTGKKIQKIAVLGGSGAFAIDAAKASGIEAFVTSDLKYHDFFKAENSILLADIGHYESEQYTKNLLVEHLMKKIPNFAIILSEKNTNPIKYL; encoded by the coding sequence ATGACCATACAAGAAGTCATACATCACATAGAATCATTAAGCCCTATAGCCTATGCTGAAGACTTTGATAATGTGGGACTGTTAGTAGGAAACCGTAACAATGCGGTTACTGGTATATTAGTTACATTAGATACTCTCGAAAATGTAGTTGATGAAGCCATTGAAAAGAAGTGTAATCTGATTGTAAGTTTTCACCCGATTATTTTTTCAGGTATAAAAAAATTCACTGGAAGCACCTATGTAGAAAGAGTGGTCATGAAAGCAATTGCTCATAACATAGCAATTTACAGCATGCACACCGCTCTTGACAATGCTTTTCAAGGCGTTAATGGGCGCATTTGTGATGAATTAGGGCTAATCAATAGAAAAATTCTTATTCCCCAGAAAAACACCATAAAAAAACTCATCACATTTGTACCAATAGAAAGTGCTGCAACTGTACGCCAAGCTTTATTTAATGCAGGCGCTGGCACTATTGGCAATTATAATGAATGTAGTTTTTCCATAGAAGGTATAGGCACCTTTAATGGAGGAGAACATGCAAATCCGACAATAGGGAGAAAAGGAGAACTTCATTCCGAAGCTGAAATACAAATTGGTGTCATCTTTCCAAAACATGTACAATCACAATTATTAAAAGCGCTTTTCAACGCTCATCCCTATGAGGAGGTAGCCTACGAAATAACCACTTTAGAAAATCAGAATCAACATATAGGTCTGGGAATGATTGGCGAACTTTCTGAGCCTATGCAAGAAATTGACTTCTTACATATGCTTAAAAACAAAATGCAAACTCCTTGTATTAGACATAGTGCTTTCACAGGAAAAAAAATTCAGAAGATAGCCGTTTTAGGAGGAAGTGGGGCTTTTGCAATCGATGCTGCCAAAGCATCAGGTATTGAGGCATTTGTAACCTCTGACCTTAAGTATCATGACTTTTTCAAGGCTGAAAATAGCATTCTTTTGGCTGACATTGGTCATTACGAAAGTGAGCAATACACAAAAAATCTTTTAGTTGAGCATCTTATGAAAAAAATTCCTAATTTTGCAATCATTTTATCAGAGAAAAATACCAATCCTATCAAGTATTTATAA